From a single Planococcus shenhongbingii genomic region:
- the menC gene encoding o-succinylbenzoate synthase: protein MELTIAGIELREVNKPLKRPFKTSLQTVEERESLIVKVTDAEGVEGYGECVAFSTPWYTEETVVSSRFVIEKVLVPILLHQSLKHPGHVNRMFQQVKGNRMAKAAIEMAVWDLFAKKKDIPLWKMVGGEERAIPAGVVVAADPEKVEEQVAEAVSAGYSRIKIKISPDSDLDMLAGIIRKYPNQLFFADANGAFAEETFDKLLELDQAGFTLIEQPFGEQQWQLHTKAKKAMNTAICLDESISSIEDVQRMIDEQAGDMIVLKMGRLGGWSEALKVARLCRTHSIGMWVGGMIEFGVSKAHNLALASLPGITLPGDFSDSQHFWNEDIIIPEIIVENGEIELSVESGIGYEVKL from the coding sequence ATGGAACTGACAATTGCGGGGATTGAATTGCGAGAGGTGAATAAACCTTTAAAAAGGCCGTTTAAGACGTCTTTGCAGACTGTGGAAGAGCGTGAAAGCCTGATTGTTAAAGTGACCGATGCAGAAGGTGTGGAAGGCTACGGAGAATGTGTGGCGTTCTCGACGCCTTGGTATACGGAAGAGACGGTGGTAAGCAGCCGGTTTGTCATTGAAAAAGTGTTGGTTCCGATCTTGCTGCATCAAAGTTTGAAGCATCCCGGCCATGTAAACCGGATGTTTCAGCAAGTGAAAGGCAATCGTATGGCAAAAGCCGCAATCGAAATGGCTGTGTGGGATTTATTCGCCAAGAAAAAAGATATCCCGCTTTGGAAAATGGTCGGCGGCGAAGAACGGGCGATTCCAGCGGGTGTAGTGGTGGCTGCAGATCCAGAAAAAGTAGAAGAACAAGTGGCGGAAGCTGTATCAGCAGGGTATAGCCGCATAAAAATTAAAATCAGCCCGGACTCCGATTTGGATATGCTGGCAGGAATTATTCGGAAATACCCCAACCAGCTCTTTTTCGCAGATGCCAATGGAGCATTTGCGGAAGAAACGTTCGACAAGCTTTTAGAACTCGACCAGGCAGGATTCACGTTAATCGAACAGCCTTTTGGGGAACAGCAATGGCAGCTCCATACTAAGGCAAAAAAAGCAATGAATACCGCTATCTGTTTGGATGAAAGCATTTCAAGCATAGAAGATGTTCAGCGCATGATTGATGAACAAGCCGGCGATATGATTGTCTTGAAAATGGGCAGGCTGGGCGGCTGGAGCGAAGCATTAAAAGTTGCGAGGTTATGCCGAACACATTCTATCGGCATGTGGGTTGGGGGCATGATTGAATTTGGCGTCTCCAAAGCGCATAATCTGGCATTGGCATCTTTGCCAGGAATTACGCTGCCCGGCGATTTCTCTGATTCTCAGCATTTCTGGAACGAGGATATCATCATTCCAGAAATAATTGTGGAAAATGGAGAAATTGAATTGAGCGTGGAAAGTGGAATTGGTTATGAAGTAAAGTTGTGA
- a CDS encoding metal ABC transporter solute-binding protein, Zn/Mn family — protein sequence MKKLIPLIALILLLAACGNPAGETQTEDDSKLQVKTTVYPLTYFTERIGGDRVAVESVYPAGSNEHSFEPTQQDMIALAEADLMFYIGLGLEGFIDSAKKTLSNENVEFVATADSITDEELEAASHSEEEHSEEGHAEEGHDGHNHGSTDPHVWMSPVLSQNLAESIKDSLIKADPKGSETYESNYTKLIAELEALDQSFADLSERVENNTFFVSHSAFGYIAEPYGFNQVAVAGLNSQDEPSQKELTKIVDLAKEKNIQHIIFEQNVSSNLTEVIQKEVGAEAVQMHNLGVLTQENIDNGETYFTLMEKNLQTLETVLK from the coding sequence ATGAAAAAACTGATCCCATTAATCGCCCTTATTCTTTTACTGGCAGCTTGCGGCAATCCTGCAGGTGAAACGCAAACCGAAGATGATTCAAAACTGCAAGTTAAAACCACTGTCTATCCGCTTACATACTTTACGGAACGCATTGGCGGTGACCGCGTCGCAGTCGAATCGGTTTATCCCGCGGGTTCAAACGAGCACAGCTTTGAACCTACCCAACAAGATATGATTGCGCTCGCTGAAGCGGATTTGATGTTTTATATTGGGCTGGGATTGGAAGGATTTATTGACAGCGCGAAAAAAACCTTAAGCAATGAGAATGTTGAATTTGTCGCTACTGCTGATTCAATTACCGATGAAGAATTGGAAGCTGCCAGTCATTCCGAAGAAGAACATAGCGAGGAAGGCCACGCAGAAGAAGGTCACGATGGCCATAACCATGGTTCAACAGACCCGCATGTGTGGATGTCTCCTGTTCTTAGCCAAAACTTGGCGGAGTCCATCAAAGATTCATTAATCAAAGCAGATCCGAAAGGTTCCGAGACTTACGAAAGCAATTACACGAAATTAATCGCTGAACTTGAAGCGCTTGACCAGTCGTTCGCCGACCTTTCTGAACGAGTAGAAAACAATACGTTCTTTGTTTCTCATTCAGCGTTCGGTTATATTGCTGAACCATATGGCTTCAACCAAGTGGCAGTAGCTGGGTTAAACAGCCAAGATGAGCCATCTCAAAAAGAACTGACTAAAATTGTTGATTTGGCAAAAGAAAAAAACATCCAGCACATTATTTTCGAGCAGAATGTTTCTTCAAATCTTACCGAAGTCATTCAAAAAGAAGTAGGTGCAGAAGCGGTTCAAATGCATAATTTGGGCGTCTTGACGCAAGAAAACATCGACAATGGTGAAACGTATTTCACATTGATGGAAAAGAACTTGCAAACCTTGGAAACAGTATTAAAATAA
- a CDS encoding AAA family ATPase → MFLKRISLLQDQVPNYNQYPFNIPAIQGIDQLDLASPVTFFVGENGSGKSTLLEAVADKCGFNSAGGGRNNTYETHAAESVLADYIRLSWMPKVSNGFFMRAESFYHFATHIDELQKEGADAYRSYGGQSLHEQSHGESFLSLFMNRFNGQAIYLLDEPEAALSPQRQLTFLRILHELVQQEECQFIIATHSPILLGYPDAQILSFDGEAIEEISYEETDHYKITKYFLDHREKFLKELLED, encoded by the coding sequence GTGTTTTTAAAGAGAATCAGTTTGTTGCAGGACCAAGTACCGAATTACAATCAATATCCCTTTAATATTCCCGCGATACAAGGCATAGACCAACTTGACTTAGCCAGTCCCGTCACTTTTTTTGTCGGTGAAAACGGTTCGGGAAAATCGACGTTGCTGGAAGCCGTCGCTGATAAATGCGGCTTTAATTCTGCTGGAGGCGGGCGCAATAATACATATGAAACTCATGCCGCAGAATCTGTTTTAGCGGATTATATCCGGCTTTCCTGGATGCCGAAAGTTTCGAACGGGTTTTTCATGCGAGCGGAATCTTTTTATCACTTTGCCACTCATATCGATGAGCTGCAAAAAGAAGGTGCAGATGCTTACAGAAGTTACGGAGGGCAATCTTTACATGAACAATCTCATGGTGAATCATTTTTATCGCTGTTCATGAACCGCTTTAATGGCCAAGCGATTTATCTGCTTGATGAGCCGGAAGCGGCATTGTCACCGCAGCGACAGCTGACGTTCCTGCGCATACTCCATGAATTGGTGCAGCAGGAGGAATGTCAATTTATCATCGCCACGCATTCACCGATTCTTCTGGGCTATCCTGATGCTCAGATTTTAAGCTTTGACGGCGAAGCCATTGAAGAAATCAGCTATGAGGAAACAGACCATTATAAAATCACGAAATACTTCCTGGATCACCGGGAAAAGTTTTTAAAAGAACTGCTGGAGGATTAA
- a CDS encoding o-succinylbenzoate--CoA ligase, with protein MTYPNWLSQRSHLSGGRMALSFQEQQWTFAEMNEIALEYAGKLTALGVAKESRVAILAKSNPEFVFVMYGCMHVGCEMVMLNERLAPPELAYQIEDSEAEFVLVDDELKEKVKDYNPILFSSIREAVPAEFEIQHEWEKGRTISIMYTSGTTGNPKGVRQTAENHFSSAVSSALNIGISPDDVWLCSVPLFHISGFSILMRSLIYGMGVRLYEKFDAERSAKEICSGTVTHMSMVGVMLERILRNVEEASLAASPRFKAILAGGGPIPVAYIKRAEQCGIPVLQTYGMTETSSQTTTLQSADAERKIGSSGKPLFLYQVKIDGTAKAGEKGEILIHGPQVTPGYIGRFSDRKVQEEGWLHTGDVGYLDEEGFLFVVDRRSDLIVSGGENIYPAEIEKVLLAHPAVREAGVCGVPDEEWGEVPVAFVVLNESAEADELLAYCREQIASYKVPKRLSFADALPRNASNKLLRRELKLWN; from the coding sequence ATGACTTATCCGAATTGGTTGAGCCAACGCAGCCATTTAAGCGGTGGCCGCATGGCGTTATCGTTCCAAGAGCAGCAATGGACTTTTGCTGAAATGAATGAAATAGCGCTCGAGTACGCTGGTAAACTGACAGCACTGGGAGTTGCAAAAGAGTCTCGTGTCGCCATTTTGGCAAAGTCCAATCCCGAATTTGTCTTTGTCATGTATGGCTGCATGCACGTTGGCTGCGAAATGGTCATGCTCAATGAACGGCTGGCGCCACCAGAACTGGCTTATCAAATTGAAGACTCTGAAGCTGAATTTGTTTTAGTAGATGATGAATTGAAAGAAAAAGTGAAGGATTACAATCCGATTTTATTCAGTTCCATCCGGGAAGCGGTTCCGGCTGAGTTTGAAATTCAGCATGAGTGGGAGAAAGGCCGTACAATCTCCATCATGTATACATCCGGGACGACGGGAAATCCCAAAGGTGTTCGGCAGACTGCGGAAAACCATTTTTCGAGTGCCGTTTCATCGGCTTTAAATATTGGAATCTCCCCTGATGATGTCTGGCTTTGTTCTGTCCCGTTATTCCACATCAGCGGATTTTCCATCTTGATGCGGTCTCTTATATATGGCATGGGTGTAAGGCTGTATGAAAAATTTGATGCTGAGCGCAGTGCCAAAGAAATATGCAGCGGGACCGTGACACATATGTCTATGGTCGGCGTAATGCTTGAACGTATTTTGAGAAATGTGGAAGAAGCTTCTTTGGCCGCATCTCCGCGTTTTAAAGCGATTCTTGCAGGAGGCGGTCCGATTCCGGTTGCCTATATCAAGCGTGCGGAACAATGTGGCATACCGGTTCTGCAAACTTATGGCATGACGGAAACATCCTCGCAGACGACTACGCTGCAATCAGCGGATGCAGAACGGAAGATCGGTTCTTCAGGCAAACCGCTGTTTTTGTATCAAGTTAAAATAGATGGCACAGCAAAAGCTGGAGAAAAAGGAGAAATCCTGATTCATGGTCCTCAAGTAACTCCGGGATATATCGGCAGGTTTTCCGACAGAAAAGTCCAGGAAGAGGGCTGGCTTCATACAGGAGATGTTGGTTACTTGGATGAGGAAGGCTTTTTGTTTGTGGTGGATAGAAGATCGGATTTGATCGTTTCAGGTGGAGAAAATATTTATCCGGCGGAAATTGAAAAAGTGCTGCTTGCGCATCCGGCTGTCCGGGAAGCGGGAGTATGCGGAGTACCGGATGAAGAATGGGGTGAAGTTCCAGTGGCTTTTGTCGTATTGAATGAATCTGCGGAAGCGGATGAGCTATTGGCATACTGCAGGGAGCAAATTGCTTCCTATAAAGTGCCGAAGCGGTTATCATTTGCTGATGCGTTGCCGCGCAATGCATCGAATAAGCTTCTCCGAAGAGAGCTGAAGCTATGGAACTGA
- the metK gene encoding methionine adenosyltransferase — MKNRRLFTSESVTEGHPDKICDQISDAILDAILAEDPNARVACETTVTTGLVLVAGEITTSTYVDIPKVVRETVREIGYTRAKYGFDSETSAILTSIDEQSPDIAAGVNVALESREGQMTDKELDDIGAGDQGLMFGFACNETEELMPLPISLAHKLARRLAQVRKEEILPYLRPDGKTQVTIEYDENNKPLRVDTIVISTQHHPEVTLEQIQRNIKEYVINEVVPQHLMDDETKYFINPTGRFVIGGPQGDAGLTGRKIIVDTYGGFARHGGGAFSGKDATKVDRSAAYAARYVAKNIVAAGLADRCEVQLAYAIGVAHPVSIAFDTFGTGKVDEETLDDLVRANFDLRPAGIIKMLDLRRPIYKQTAAYGHFGRTDIDLPWERTDKVEVLREQSGIFNGQA, encoded by the coding sequence TTGAAAAACCGTCGATTATTCACATCAGAATCAGTAACAGAAGGACATCCGGATAAAATCTGTGACCAGATTTCAGATGCAATCCTGGATGCCATTTTAGCAGAAGATCCCAATGCGCGTGTTGCATGCGAAACCACTGTAACTACAGGGTTAGTGCTTGTTGCAGGGGAAATCACGACTTCTACTTACGTTGATATCCCGAAAGTTGTACGTGAAACAGTACGGGAAATCGGTTATACACGTGCTAAATATGGCTTTGACTCAGAAACAAGTGCAATTCTGACATCTATCGATGAGCAATCACCGGACATCGCTGCTGGAGTAAACGTAGCGCTTGAATCGCGTGAAGGCCAAATGACTGATAAAGAATTAGACGATATTGGAGCAGGAGACCAAGGTCTGATGTTCGGATTCGCGTGCAACGAAACGGAAGAATTAATGCCTCTACCAATCTCACTAGCTCATAAATTGGCACGCCGATTGGCTCAAGTGCGCAAAGAAGAAATACTTCCATATTTGCGTCCCGATGGCAAAACACAAGTTACCATCGAATACGATGAAAACAATAAACCGCTTCGCGTGGACACCATCGTTATTTCCACACAGCATCACCCGGAAGTGACACTTGAACAAATACAGCGCAACATCAAAGAATATGTCATCAATGAAGTTGTCCCTCAACATTTGATGGATGATGAAACAAAATACTTCATTAACCCGACTGGCCGTTTTGTAATTGGTGGTCCACAAGGAGATGCGGGCCTTACAGGGCGCAAAATCATTGTTGACACTTACGGCGGCTTTGCACGCCATGGCGGCGGCGCATTCTCAGGAAAAGACGCGACGAAAGTGGACCGTTCAGCGGCTTATGCAGCTCGTTATGTAGCGAAAAACATTGTGGCAGCAGGCTTGGCAGATCGTTGCGAAGTGCAATTGGCTTACGCAATCGGCGTAGCTCATCCAGTATCAATCGCTTTTGATACATTTGGAACGGGCAAAGTCGACGAAGAAACTTTGGACGATCTAGTCCGTGCAAACTTCGATTTGCGCCCGGCTGGAATCATCAAAATGTTGGATCTTCGACGCCCGATCTACAAACAAACAGCAGCATATGGACATTTTGGACGCACCGATATCGACCTTCCATGGGAACGTACAGATAAAGTGGAAGTTCTTAGAGAACAATCAGGCATCTTTAATGGACAAGCTTAA
- a CDS encoding alpha/beta hydrolase family protein, which produces MENGTIESKKIYPSPNPNVRLTEIVYWSDGLKVKGLLAEPKKSGNWSGILYLRGGIQSIGMVRPARIAQFAAQGFVVFAPYYRGNRGGQGRDEFGGADRWDAVYAVEVLKEFCSGRVHILAFSRGGIMALWTAVLRDDITSVVTWAGVTDTVLTYKERPDMRRMMKRLYGGTPNTALTAYEERNPLLRLDETKAPVLIIHGLKDENVSPGQAYLLEEALKLNGQQHETWYFPEYTHFFPPAANRKTVKALTEWMRRNER; this is translated from the coding sequence ATGGAAAATGGGACGATTGAATCGAAAAAAATCTATCCATCGCCAAATCCGAATGTCCGGCTGACAGAAATCGTTTATTGGTCCGATGGATTGAAAGTGAAAGGTCTCTTGGCTGAACCGAAAAAGTCTGGGAATTGGAGCGGCATTCTTTATCTGAGAGGCGGCATCCAGTCAATTGGAATGGTGCGTCCTGCACGAATCGCTCAATTTGCGGCTCAAGGCTTTGTCGTGTTTGCCCCGTATTACAGAGGAAATCGGGGAGGGCAAGGACGGGATGAATTTGGAGGAGCGGATAGATGGGATGCGGTATACGCGGTAGAAGTCTTAAAGGAATTCTGCAGCGGTAGGGTCCACATTCTGGCTTTTTCGCGCGGAGGCATCATGGCCCTATGGACGGCTGTATTAAGAGATGACATCACATCAGTCGTTACATGGGCAGGCGTAACCGATACCGTTTTAACCTATAAAGAGCGGCCGGATATGCGGCGGATGATGAAAAGACTGTACGGAGGCACGCCAAATACGGCACTGACCGCGTATGAAGAGCGTAACCCTTTGCTGCGGCTAGACGAAACAAAAGCGCCTGTTCTAATCATCCACGGTTTAAAAGATGAAAATGTCTCGCCTGGCCAAGCGTATTTATTGGAAGAAGCATTAAAGCTTAATGGCCAACAGCACGAAACCTGGTATTTCCCGGAATATACTCATTTTTTCCCGCCAGCAGCCAATCGCAAAACCGTAAAAGCGTTGACGGAATGGATGAGAAGGAACGAAAGGTGA
- the pckA gene encoding phosphoenolpyruvate carboxykinase (ATP): protein MNPVNFANNLKDLLNGQNVHVQLSVPQLVEAATSRGEAVLTREGAVKAETGKYTGRSPKDKYIVEEEISKDKIDWGAVNRPISSDVFENLYNKVIEHLKQQDALYVFKGFAGADPESRLAIQTINEYAWHNLFAHQLFIRPTAEELAAHEAEFTVVYAPTFQADPAVDGTDSETFIIVSMEKKIILIGGTEYAGEMKKSIFSIMNHILPEKGILPMHCSANVGHEGDVALFFGLSGTGKTTLSADEDRKLIGDDEHGWSDNGVFNIEGGCYAKTINLTREHEPQIYDAIRFGAVLENVVVDDDTRIPDYHDGSLTENTRAAYPIQAIDNIVDPSVAGHPKTIVFLTADAFGVLPPISKLTKEQAMYHFLSGYTSKLAGTERGVTSPEATFSTCFGSPFLPLHATVYAEMLGQKIDEHGVDVFLVNTGWTGGEYGVGSRMKLSYTRTMVRAAIKGELHDIETDKEEIFGLQIPKQITGVPSEILNPRNAWADKEAYDKKAKELSQEFQENFKKFGTVSADISVQGGPAKI from the coding sequence ATGAATCCAGTGAACTTCGCAAACAACTTAAAGGATCTTTTAAATGGCCAAAATGTGCACGTCCAGCTTTCAGTTCCGCAATTAGTGGAAGCAGCAACATCACGTGGGGAAGCCGTATTGACTCGAGAAGGCGCAGTAAAAGCTGAAACAGGCAAATACACAGGCCGCTCACCTAAAGACAAGTATATAGTAGAAGAAGAGATTTCAAAAGATAAAATTGATTGGGGCGCTGTCAACCGTCCGATTTCTTCTGATGTTTTTGAAAACTTATATAACAAAGTAATTGAGCACTTGAAACAACAAGATGCATTATATGTTTTCAAAGGCTTTGCAGGAGCAGACCCAGAGTCTCGTTTGGCTATCCAGACGATCAATGAATACGCTTGGCATAATCTGTTCGCCCACCAATTGTTCATCCGCCCGACTGCAGAAGAACTGGCGGCGCATGAAGCGGAATTTACCGTTGTCTACGCCCCGACATTCCAAGCAGATCCTGCAGTGGACGGCACTGATTCTGAAACATTTATCATCGTTTCTATGGAGAAAAAAATCATTCTGATCGGCGGCACTGAATACGCCGGCGAAATGAAAAAATCTATCTTCTCCATCATGAACCACATCTTGCCTGAAAAAGGCATTCTTCCGATGCACTGTTCAGCTAACGTAGGCCATGAGGGCGACGTAGCATTATTCTTCGGTTTATCCGGAACAGGAAAAACAACTTTATCTGCTGATGAAGACCGTAAATTGATCGGTGACGACGAGCACGGCTGGTCGGATAACGGCGTCTTCAATATTGAAGGCGGCTGCTACGCAAAAACAATCAATCTTACACGTGAGCACGAACCCCAAATCTATGACGCCATCCGTTTCGGTGCTGTTTTAGAAAACGTTGTCGTTGACGACGATACACGCATCCCGGATTATCACGATGGATCATTGACTGAAAATACACGTGCCGCTTACCCGATCCAGGCAATTGATAATATTGTGGATCCTTCGGTAGCAGGGCACCCAAAAACAATCGTATTTTTGACAGCTGATGCTTTCGGCGTGTTGCCTCCAATCAGCAAATTGACGAAAGAACAAGCAATGTATCATTTCTTAAGCGGCTACACATCTAAACTGGCTGGAACAGAGCGCGGGGTTACTTCTCCTGAAGCGACATTCTCAACTTGCTTCGGATCACCTTTCCTTCCTTTGCATGCGACTGTGTACGCTGAAATGCTTGGACAAAAAATCGACGAGCATGGTGTTGATGTATTCCTTGTAAATACGGGCTGGACTGGCGGCGAGTACGGAGTCGGCAGCCGTATGAAATTGTCATACACACGCACAATGGTGCGTGCTGCAATCAAAGGCGAACTTCATGATATCGAAACTGATAAAGAAGAAATCTTTGGTCTGCAAATTCCAAAACAAATAACTGGCGTGCCTTCTGAAATCTTGAATCCACGCAATGCATGGGCAGACAAAGAAGCTTACGACAAGAAAGCAAAAGAACTTTCTCAGGAATTCCAAGAAAACTTCAAAAAATTCGGCACCGTTTCAGCTGATATCAGCGTTCAAGGCGGACCGGCAAAGATTTAA
- a CDS encoding NUDIX domain-containing protein, whose translation MEYIDLNGNLCKLSFEPGIFSVESKHVLVICKYSGKWVLTKHKTRGLEFPGGKVEPRESLAQAAVREVYEETGAVIGKLEWLAEYMVFSDQPFCKTVFIAETERLEAIALMETEGIVLSEQLLLDDSYSFLMKDKGMKEIIKKVMQHGKWDD comes from the coding sequence ATGGAATACATAGACTTGAACGGCAATCTGTGCAAACTGTCTTTTGAACCTGGAATCTTTTCGGTTGAAAGCAAGCATGTATTAGTGATTTGCAAATATAGCGGCAAGTGGGTGCTGACAAAGCATAAAACCCGCGGCTTGGAATTTCCGGGCGGCAAAGTGGAGCCAAGGGAAAGTTTAGCACAGGCAGCGGTTAGGGAAGTATATGAAGAAACCGGTGCGGTCATCGGCAAACTGGAATGGCTGGCTGAGTACATGGTTTTTTCAGATCAACCGTTTTGCAAAACGGTTTTTATTGCGGAGACAGAGCGCTTGGAAGCCATCGCTTTGATGGAAACAGAAGGCATTGTTTTGTCGGAACAGCTCCTTTTGGATGATTCATACAGCTTTTTAATGAAAGACAAAGGAATGAAGGAAATTATAAAGAAGGTGATGCAACATGGAAAATGGGACGATTGA
- the yidD gene encoding membrane protein insertion efficiency factor YidD, translating into MKTILLKMIRFYQRFISPLSPPSCRFYPTCSHYGIEAVEKHGALKGGYLAARRILRCHPFNKGGVDFVPEKWPPKK; encoded by the coding sequence ATGAAGACCATTCTGCTTAAGATGATCCGCTTTTATCAGCGTTTCATCTCTCCTTTATCTCCTCCGAGCTGCCGTTTTTATCCCACTTGTTCCCATTACGGAATTGAAGCAGTGGAAAAGCATGGTGCTTTAAAAGGCGGATACTTGGCAGCGAGACGCATCCTGAGATGCCATCCGTTCAATAAAGGCGGAGTCGATTTTGTTCCGGAGAAATGGCCACCAAAAAAATAA
- a CDS encoding Dps family protein, producing MSTELNKELNVQVATWSVVYTKLHNFHWYVKGHQFFTLHVKFEELYNEATQYMDEIAERLLALGGKPVATMKEQLELSVVKEATSKEDSDAMVQTVVSDYDTIMKSLKKGMELAAEDNDDMTEDMLNAIHQNLEKHSWMLSAFLGEKK from the coding sequence ATGTCAACGGAATTAAACAAAGAGTTAAACGTACAAGTCGCAACATGGTCAGTAGTCTACACGAAATTACATAATTTTCACTGGTATGTAAAAGGCCATCAATTCTTTACCTTGCATGTGAAATTTGAAGAATTATATAACGAAGCAACTCAATATATGGATGAAATTGCAGAGCGCTTGTTGGCTCTTGGCGGAAAACCGGTGGCAACGATGAAAGAGCAGTTGGAGCTATCGGTCGTAAAAGAAGCCACAAGCAAAGAAGATTCGGATGCAATGGTTCAGACGGTTGTGTCTGATTACGATACAATCATGAAGTCATTGAAAAAAGGCATGGAACTGGCAGCTGAAGACAATGATGACATGACAGAAGACATGTTAAATGCCATTCACCAAAACTTAGAAAAACATTCTTGGATGTTGTCAGCATTTTTGGGCGAAAAGAAGTAA
- a CDS encoding iron chaperone — translation MKSENEAVKTIDEYIAQFPTDIQETLENLRKLIKEEAPQADEKVSYQMPTFYLHGNLVHFAAFKNHIGFYPTPAGITAFENELSKYKSAKGSVQFPLHEPLPLDLIRQIVRYRVKENLKKSKNKPQ, via the coding sequence ATGAAATCAGAAAATGAAGCAGTTAAGACTATTGATGAGTATATCGCCCAATTTCCTACAGATATCCAGGAAACACTAGAGAATCTCCGGAAATTGATCAAAGAGGAAGCTCCTCAAGCAGATGAAAAAGTCAGTTATCAAATGCCGACATTTTATCTACACGGAAACCTTGTCCACTTTGCAGCTTTCAAAAATCATATCGGCTTTTATCCCACTCCCGCCGGCATCACCGCTTTTGAAAATGAATTATCCAAGTATAAAAGCGCCAAGGGATCCGTCCAATTCCCGCTGCATGAACCTTTGCCATTAGATCTGATCCGGCAAATTGTCAGGTACAGAGTAAAAGAAAACCTGAAGAAATCCAAAAACAAGCCGCAATAA
- the menB gene encoding 1,4-dihydroxy-2-naphthoyl-CoA synthase, which yields MTREWVTERTYEDIKYETYNGIAKITINRPEVRNAFRPKTVHEMIDAFSRARDDSKVGVIVLTGEGEKAFCSGGDQSVRGHGGYVGEDEIPRLNVLDLQRLIRVIPKPVVAMVAGFAIGGGHVLHVVCDLTIAADNARFGQTGPRVGSFDAGYGSGYLARIIGHKKAREIWYLCRQYDAREALDMGLVNTVVPLEQLEDETVKWCEEMLEMSPTALRFVKAAMNADTDGLAGLQQMAGDATLLYYTTDEAKEGRDAFKEKRKPDFGQFPRFP from the coding sequence ATGACACGCGAATGGGTTACAGAACGTACATATGAAGATATTAAATACGAAACGTATAATGGCATAGCCAAAATTACGATCAACCGTCCGGAAGTGCGCAATGCCTTCCGTCCAAAAACAGTGCATGAAATGATCGATGCATTTTCACGTGCACGCGACGATTCAAAAGTAGGCGTTATCGTTTTAACAGGTGAAGGCGAGAAAGCATTCTGTTCAGGCGGGGACCAAAGTGTCCGTGGCCACGGCGGATATGTCGGAGAAGATGAAATTCCACGTTTGAACGTATTGGACCTACAGCGTTTGATCCGTGTTATTCCAAAACCTGTTGTGGCGATGGTTGCAGGATTTGCAATTGGTGGTGGCCACGTACTGCACGTAGTGTGCGACTTGACGATTGCTGCTGACAATGCACGATTCGGACAAACAGGACCCCGCGTCGGCTCGTTTGATGCCGGCTATGGTTCAGGCTATTTGGCCCGCATCATCGGCCATAAAAAAGCACGTGAAATTTGGTACCTATGCCGTCAATACGATGCGCGGGAAGCACTTGATATGGGCTTAGTTAATACAGTTGTGCCTTTAGAGCAGCTTGAAGATGAAACAGTAAAATGGTGCGAAGAAATGCTTGAGATGAGCCCGACTGCGCTTCGCTTTGTAAAAGCGGCAATGAATGCCGATACGGACGGCCTTGCTGGTCTTCAGCAAATGGCTGGAGACGCTACATTGCTTTACTACACAACGGATGAAGCAAAAGAAGGACGTGATGCGTTTAAAGAAAAACGCAAACCGGACTTTGGCCAATTCCCTCGTTTCCCGTGA